The proteins below are encoded in one region of Planctopirus limnophila DSM 3776:
- the ispD gene encoding 2-C-methyl-D-erythritol 4-phosphate cytidylyltransferase: MSKFAVVLPAAGKSTRFTGNNRMASTASRKKVFADLKGRPVWLRAVEHFVERPDVIQTIVVLSPEDIEWFKEKFRSHLALLNIELCEGGAERSDSVQAALQRVKPEAEFVAIHDAARPLISKLWIDDVFAAAKQYGAAILAQKVTSTVKQVNEEGRITATIPRNQLWLAQTPQVFRRKDLLAAISVRRTAQPTDEAQMLEEAGQSIHVVECSACNLKITTPDDLRMAHALIDQLPKERVLDELLEPKSVNLLDL; the protein is encoded by the coding sequence GTGAGCAAGTTTGCTGTCGTACTCCCGGCTGCGGGGAAAAGCACACGATTTACTGGCAATAACCGCATGGCTTCAACAGCCAGTCGCAAAAAGGTATTTGCCGACCTTAAAGGCCGTCCTGTGTGGCTCAGAGCCGTCGAACATTTTGTCGAACGGCCAGATGTTATTCAGACGATCGTGGTGCTCTCGCCTGAAGACATCGAGTGGTTCAAAGAGAAATTCCGCTCTCATCTGGCATTACTGAATATTGAGTTATGCGAAGGTGGTGCTGAGAGATCGGATTCGGTGCAGGCAGCACTGCAGCGAGTGAAGCCAGAAGCCGAGTTTGTCGCGATTCACGATGCCGCCCGGCCGCTGATTAGCAAGCTCTGGATTGACGATGTTTTCGCCGCAGCGAAGCAATATGGCGCTGCAATCCTGGCCCAGAAAGTGACCAGCACCGTCAAACAGGTGAATGAAGAAGGACGGATTACGGCCACAATCCCGCGAAACCAACTCTGGCTGGCACAAACGCCTCAGGTCTTTCGGCGAAAGGATCTTCTTGCGGCAATCTCCGTTCGACGAACTGCACAACCGACCGACGAAGCTCAGATGCTCGAGGAGGCCGGGCAGAGCATTCATGTCGTCGAGTGCTCGGCTTGCAACCTGAAAATCACGACACCAGACGATTTACGCATGGCCCACGCACTGATCGACCAGCTTCCGAAAGAGAGAGTTCTGGATGAGCTCCTGGAGCCCAAGTCGGTGAACCTGCTCGATCTGTAA
- a CDS encoding UvrB/UvrC motif-containing protein, with amino-acid sequence MKKCEHCSKPAVLHITELQDGSVEAHHLCESCAKEYLTQNSEPESVEVESSLSIDESDDSETSEAAPQEQPPCPNCGITFKEFRSLGRLGCAHDYSHFREELTRLIENIHSEVQHVGKVPKRQPDASRQQFDLIRLKLQLKEAIDEENYEKAAGLRDQIRQVELELRSSSPAT; translated from the coding sequence ATGAAAAAGTGCGAGCATTGCTCAAAACCTGCAGTTCTCCACATTACCGAACTTCAAGACGGCAGCGTTGAGGCACACCACCTTTGCGAGTCTTGTGCAAAAGAGTATCTGACACAAAATTCTGAGCCGGAATCTGTCGAAGTCGAATCGTCTCTCTCGATCGATGAGAGTGACGACTCCGAAACCTCTGAAGCTGCTCCCCAGGAGCAGCCGCCCTGCCCGAACTGCGGCATCACCTTCAAAGAATTTCGCAGCCTGGGCCGCTTAGGGTGTGCACACGATTACTCGCATTTTCGCGAGGAACTGACTCGACTGATCGAGAATATTCACAGCGAAGTGCAGCATGTGGGTAAAGTTCCCAAAAGGCAGCCCGATGCCAGCCGACAGCAGTTTGATCTCATTCGGCTCAAGTTGCAGCTTAAGGAAGCCATCGACGAAGAAAATTACGAAAAAGCAGCAGGACTTAGAGATCAGATCCGGCAGGTAGAGCTCGAACTGCGAAGTTCCTCTCCTGCCACCTAG
- the trpE gene encoding anthranilate synthase component I yields MSSSSSPQTDLAFPGSGTGHAVHYPNWDQFQDLANQGLEKNRTTAEQANAEGKPFAVMVPVYRQLFSDTLTPVSAYSRIRSSTCSFLFESVVGGEQVGRYSFSGANPFLTISASGESVVIETDPSRTMEVPTTYTSQDPLGELEALLGRYPGVHLPELPRFIGGAVGYAGYDTVRYVEHLPKAPYDDRQLPDLVFSIYDLMVIFDHIQKTVLVVAHVPVYGKVSLADYESACERIDLLVEKLSQPDQLAIADVKPLGPVSEGYTSNFSQAGFEEIVEKAKEYIRSGDIFQVVLSQRLTRRSKASPLDIYRALRVVNPSPFMFLLETADSQLIGASPEIMVRVEEGETTIRPLAGTRRRGRTIEEDRALEIELLADEKELAEHIMLVDLARNDVGRVAAFGTIRLSDMMRVERYSHVMHITSNVSGQLAEGKTPLDALRSGLPAGTVSGAPKVRAMQIIDELEPHRRGPYGGAVGYIDFSGNLDTCIALRTLVVKDGVVYLQAGAGIVADSVPALEYEETLNKAKALLRAIEVAEKQLTQ; encoded by the coding sequence ATGTCGTCGAGTTCTTCGCCTCAAACCGATTTGGCTTTCCCTGGTTCCGGAACAGGACATGCAGTCCATTATCCGAATTGGGATCAGTTTCAAGATCTGGCCAACCAGGGATTAGAAAAAAATCGGACCACGGCAGAGCAGGCCAACGCTGAGGGAAAACCATTTGCCGTCATGGTGCCGGTGTATCGCCAGCTGTTCAGCGATACGCTCACGCCAGTGAGTGCCTATTCGCGAATTCGTTCCTCGACGTGTTCGTTTCTGTTTGAGAGTGTTGTGGGAGGGGAACAGGTCGGCCGCTACAGCTTTTCCGGTGCGAATCCATTTCTGACGATCAGTGCTTCCGGTGAGTCGGTCGTCATCGAGACAGATCCTTCACGGACAATGGAAGTACCGACAACGTATACGTCTCAAGATCCTCTGGGAGAATTGGAAGCACTTCTGGGACGCTACCCTGGTGTCCACCTCCCGGAACTCCCGCGCTTTATTGGCGGTGCCGTCGGGTATGCCGGTTATGACACCGTGAGATATGTCGAGCATCTGCCCAAGGCACCTTATGATGACCGGCAACTTCCGGATCTGGTCTTTTCGATTTATGATCTGATGGTGATCTTTGATCACATTCAGAAGACCGTGCTGGTCGTGGCTCATGTGCCCGTCTATGGCAAAGTGAGTCTGGCTGATTACGAAAGTGCCTGTGAAAGAATTGACCTGCTGGTCGAGAAGCTGTCGCAACCGGATCAACTCGCGATTGCCGACGTCAAGCCTCTGGGGCCGGTGAGCGAAGGGTACACCTCGAACTTCTCTCAGGCAGGGTTCGAGGAGATTGTCGAGAAGGCCAAAGAATACATTCGTTCGGGCGATATCTTCCAGGTGGTTCTGAGCCAGCGTCTGACGCGTCGCAGCAAAGCTTCACCTTTGGATATCTACCGAGCGCTGCGAGTGGTGAACCCCAGCCCGTTCATGTTTCTTTTAGAGACCGCCGATTCTCAACTGATTGGTGCTTCGCCAGAGATCATGGTGCGTGTCGAGGAGGGGGAGACAACCATTAGGCCACTGGCCGGTACTCGACGAAGAGGCCGCACGATTGAAGAAGACCGGGCCCTCGAAATTGAACTGCTCGCCGATGAGAAAGAACTGGCGGAGCATATCATGCTGGTCGATCTCGCTCGGAATGATGTGGGACGAGTGGCGGCTTTTGGCACGATTCGCCTTTCCGACATGATGCGAGTGGAACGCTACAGCCATGTGATGCACATCACTTCGAATGTTTCTGGTCAACTGGCGGAAGGGAAAACACCACTGGATGCCCTGAGATCGGGGTTGCCGGCAGGGACCGTATCTGGTGCACCCAAAGTGCGTGCCATGCAGATCATTGATGAGCTTGAGCCTCATCGCCGCGGGCCTTATGGAGGTGCGGTTGGCTATATTGACTTTTCAGGCAATCTCGACACGTGCATCGCACTGCGAACATTGGTTGTGAAAGATGGCGTGGTGTATCTGCAGGCCGGTGCCGGGATTGTCGCTGACAGTGTTCCTGCACTGGAATACGAAGAGACGCTCAATAAAGCCAAGGCTCTCTTGAGGGCGATTGAAGTGGCCGAGAAGCAACTGACTCAATAG
- a CDS encoding ABC transporter ATP-binding protein, whose product MLEASLLTKDFGEGASRVRAVHQLSLTVQAGEVYGLLGANGAGKTTTLRMIMGLLPPTSGEVTVDGFRVTREPEEVKRRIGLVSASTGIYQWLTPREMLEYFGNIYSLSTEQISQRILELSQLLDFAKFLDRACGNLSTGQKQRINLARALLHDPPMMLLDEPTRGLDILGTQVIFEYIGLLKSQGKAVVLSTHRLDEAERFADRFGLIDQGSLRFEGTLSQLQEQTGCTHLVDMFVKHLGKTLLAPASDSPAAV is encoded by the coding sequence ATGCTCGAAGCGAGTTTACTGACAAAAGATTTTGGAGAAGGAGCCAGCCGTGTACGGGCTGTGCATCAGCTCTCATTGACAGTTCAAGCGGGTGAAGTTTATGGCCTGCTGGGAGCCAATGGTGCTGGCAAGACCACGACGTTACGCATGATCATGGGGTTATTGCCTCCCACTTCCGGAGAAGTGACTGTCGATGGCTTTCGCGTGACACGAGAGCCGGAAGAGGTGAAACGCCGGATTGGACTGGTCTCGGCAAGCACTGGCATTTACCAGTGGCTTACCCCGCGTGAGATGCTGGAATACTTTGGAAATATCTACAGTCTGAGTACTGAGCAGATTTCCCAACGCATCCTGGAATTAAGCCAATTGCTCGATTTTGCCAAATTCCTCGATCGAGCCTGTGGCAATCTCTCAACCGGGCAGAAGCAGCGGATCAATCTGGCTCGCGCTCTGCTGCATGATCCTCCCATGATGCTCCTCGACGAACCGACACGAGGCCTCGATATCCTCGGGACTCAAGTGATCTTCGAATATATCGGCCTGCTGAAATCTCAAGGAAAAGCCGTTGTCCTCTCAACCCACCGGCTCGATGAAGCAGAAAGGTTCGCTGACAGATTTGGCCTGATTGACCAGGGCTCACTTCGATTCGAGGGGACTCTATCCCAGTTGCAGGAACAGACAGGTTGTACCCATCTGGTCGACATGTTCGTCAAACATCTGGGGAAAACGCTCCTTGCCCCAGCTTCTGACTCTCCGGCAGCAGTTTAA
- a CDS encoding ROK family protein gives MGPLEPGNGVSSPATAMVSNRGLNASDPLTLTVDIGGTNIKALVLKNSGEIVRPRESLPTPSPATPVAVLSVIETLAERLSPFDRVAIGFPGVVQKGITRTAPNLSPAWKDFFLEGELEQRLKVPVRIANDADVQGFGAISGKGVELVLTLGTGMGSALFIDGILVPNLELPHHPFEQNATYEQRLGQAALERLGLEEWQASLSRAIALLRATFNFDCLYIGGGNARMLHEASLPADVRLVQNILGLIGGLALWTRVQGTSLVRAPQAEGAHCLIVDSPASDSPFESTPGVG, from the coding sequence ATGGGCCCACTTGAACCGGGAAACGGCGTCTCCAGCCCTGCTACCGCAATGGTGAGCAATCGTGGCTTAAATGCCTCGGATCCATTGACGCTGACGGTTGATATCGGCGGTACAAACATCAAGGCACTGGTTCTCAAAAACAGCGGTGAGATCGTTCGTCCGCGGGAATCATTGCCCACTCCCTCACCAGCCACACCTGTGGCCGTACTGAGTGTTATCGAAACACTCGCGGAACGACTGTCTCCGTTTGACCGAGTGGCCATCGGCTTTCCGGGTGTCGTGCAAAAGGGGATCACCCGCACAGCACCAAACCTTTCGCCCGCCTGGAAAGACTTCTTTCTCGAAGGAGAACTCGAGCAGCGTTTGAAAGTTCCCGTCCGGATTGCCAACGATGCCGACGTGCAGGGGTTTGGCGCCATTTCCGGTAAAGGGGTTGAGCTGGTACTCACGCTGGGGACAGGGATGGGGTCTGCATTGTTCATCGATGGCATTCTGGTCCCTAATCTTGAATTGCCCCATCATCCATTCGAGCAGAATGCAACCTATGAGCAACGACTCGGCCAGGCTGCTCTGGAGCGTCTCGGGCTTGAGGAATGGCAGGCTTCCCTGTCGAGAGCCATTGCTTTGTTAAGAGCCACATTTAATTTTGACTGCCTCTACATTGGTGGCGGGAATGCGCGCATGCTCCATGAAGCGTCGCTTCCGGCTGATGTCCGATTGGTGCAGAATATTCTCGGGTTGATCGGCGGGCTGGCATTGTGGACTCGAGTGCAAGGAACGTCGCTCGTTCGAGCGCCACAGGCCGAAGGAGCCCATTGCCTGATTGTGGACTCCCCAGCCTCAGATTCCCCCTTTGAATCAACACCCGGCGTGGGTTAG
- a CDS encoding cation:proton antiporter domain-containing protein, which produces MFLKDLLLVFLCAGVVVYLFHRLKIPTVVGLLATGIVVGPYGLQVVDDVHRVELLAEIGVVVLLFTVGLEFSLSRVVKMATMMLQVGVPQVGFSLLAGTVACMATGIAWNSSVFAGMLMAMSSTAIVIKLLADRGELGTPHGRISVAVLLFQDLLVVVCVLVVPLLAAESGQHHSFIWDVSQGLAMVLAITIVGRFVVPPLLYQIVQTRNRELFLICIFVICIGTAALTNMVDLSLPLGAFLAGLIIAESEYGHQTLAEVMPFRDTLSSLFFISVGMLLDINHLMTHGWSISLLLIAILLLKALTATVPSLLAGYSFRTAVLAGVSLAQIGEFSFVLAKSGLEVKLMTADQYQLFLAVSVLSMVATPLVLAGLPRLIDVIEQSPLVKSWQKYTPPEDDSIDELHGHVVIAGYGFNGRNLATVLKELKIPYVVLEMNPQTVRRERAQGQSIYYGDSGRESVLEHVHIEKAKALVVAINDPISARRTVQLARQMNPDLHIVVRTRYFTESFDLKRLGANSIISEEFETSLEIFAHVLREYHIPGNMINRLVANIRSDHYQAFRGQALGRTLLSFTPDGNLDAQFESCQLAPHSHAIGKTLGQLRLRNLTGVTIVAVKRKGQVVTNPAADLQLELGDVLVLLGQPEQFETAIELLELPAEGKEERPA; this is translated from the coding sequence GTGTTTCTGAAAGATCTTCTGTTAGTGTTTCTCTGCGCGGGCGTAGTCGTCTATCTCTTCCACCGGCTCAAGATTCCGACGGTGGTGGGATTGCTGGCGACTGGAATTGTGGTCGGCCCCTATGGTTTGCAGGTGGTCGATGATGTTCACCGTGTGGAACTTCTGGCCGAAATCGGGGTGGTGGTGCTGCTCTTTACCGTTGGTTTAGAGTTCTCACTTTCCCGTGTGGTCAAAATGGCCACGATGATGCTGCAGGTCGGAGTTCCTCAAGTCGGGTTTTCATTACTGGCCGGGACAGTGGCCTGCATGGCGACCGGCATTGCCTGGAATTCATCGGTCTTTGCCGGGATGTTGATGGCGATGTCTTCGACGGCCATTGTGATCAAGCTCCTGGCTGATCGTGGGGAACTGGGAACGCCGCATGGGCGGATCTCAGTCGCGGTGCTGCTGTTCCAAGACCTGCTGGTCGTCGTCTGTGTACTTGTGGTGCCGCTTTTGGCTGCAGAATCGGGCCAGCATCATTCATTCATATGGGATGTTTCCCAAGGTCTGGCGATGGTGCTGGCGATTACCATCGTTGGACGGTTTGTGGTTCCCCCACTGCTTTACCAGATCGTCCAGACTCGCAACCGGGAACTCTTTCTCATCTGTATTTTCGTGATCTGTATTGGTACAGCCGCACTGACCAATATGGTTGATCTCTCTTTGCCACTGGGAGCATTTCTGGCGGGGCTGATTATTGCTGAATCGGAGTATGGTCATCAGACACTCGCGGAGGTCATGCCATTTCGAGATACGCTGAGCAGTCTGTTCTTTATCTCAGTCGGGATGTTGCTCGATATCAACCATCTGATGACCCATGGATGGTCGATTTCACTGTTACTGATAGCCATTCTACTATTGAAGGCATTAACTGCGACAGTCCCTTCACTGCTGGCTGGGTATTCATTCCGTACGGCAGTGCTCGCAGGGGTTTCGCTGGCACAGATTGGTGAGTTTTCTTTCGTACTTGCGAAAAGTGGACTCGAAGTCAAGCTGATGACTGCAGATCAATATCAGCTCTTTCTCGCCGTGTCCGTGCTATCGATGGTGGCGACGCCTTTAGTCCTGGCCGGGTTGCCTCGATTGATTGATGTGATTGAGCAATCGCCACTGGTTAAGTCGTGGCAGAAGTACACTCCTCCCGAAGATGACTCGATTGATGAACTTCACGGCCATGTCGTGATTGCTGGATATGGGTTTAATGGCAGGAATCTGGCGACGGTACTTAAAGAATTGAAGATTCCTTATGTCGTGCTGGAAATGAATCCACAGACTGTCCGTCGGGAAAGAGCCCAGGGACAATCGATTTATTATGGTGATTCAGGCCGGGAATCCGTGCTGGAACATGTGCATATCGAGAAAGCCAAAGCACTGGTGGTGGCGATTAATGACCCGATCTCTGCACGCCGCACAGTTCAACTGGCCCGTCAGATGAATCCTGACCTGCATATCGTGGTGCGCACCCGCTACTTTACGGAATCGTTCGATTTGAAAAGACTGGGTGCGAACAGCATTATCTCCGAAGAGTTCGAAACCTCACTTGAGATCTTTGCTCATGTTCTGCGCGAGTATCATATTCCTGGCAATATGATCAATCGTCTGGTGGCCAATATTCGCTCGGATCATTATCAGGCATTCCGAGGGCAGGCTCTGGGACGAACACTTCTTTCCTTTACTCCCGATGGAAATCTCGACGCTCAATTTGAAAGCTGCCAACTGGCCCCGCATTCGCATGCGATCGGGAAGACACTGGGGCAGCTCAGACTGCGAAATTTAACGGGGGTGACGATTGTGGCTGTCAAACGCAAAGGCCAGGTCGTGACCAATCCCGCTGCCGACCTGCAACTGGAACTGGGTGATGTTCTCGTACTCCTTGGCCAGCCGGAACAGTTTGAAACGGCCATTGAGTTGTTGGAACTTCCTGCCGAAGGAAAAGAAGAGCGACCCGCCTGA
- a CDS encoding protein arginine kinase has product MNLDVLTQRSGEWLRGTGPEADIVISSRIRLARNLAEFPFVNRASDTVRAQIEDFLRERIEKLQGRRPLTYLRTSDLEPLDRQFLVERQLISREHAEDHGQCGVGVSSEENVSLMVNEEDHLRMQVLRSGMDLDAAWAEINEIDDLMEQEVAYAFDSQFGYLTACPTNVGTGIRVSVMLHLPALVATKEIQKVFQALQKIGLAVRGLYGEGSQAMGDFYQISNQVTLGKSEIDIMKSIKDVVAQILGYERRVRTALVKENRQALHDQVSRAFGILQNAQTISSEETMHLLSSVRMGVNLGLIDDVEIPTVNELFIQTQPAHLQKLRHQKLESAERNIARAAYIRQRLAENNPHTSA; this is encoded by the coding sequence GTGAATCTGGATGTCCTCACACAACGCAGCGGAGAATGGTTGCGAGGCACCGGGCCAGAGGCCGACATCGTGATTTCCAGCCGGATTCGCCTGGCCAGAAATCTCGCTGAGTTTCCGTTTGTGAATCGTGCTTCCGATACTGTCCGGGCACAGATCGAAGATTTCCTGCGGGAACGTATCGAAAAGCTGCAAGGTCGCCGTCCACTCACTTACTTGAGAACGAGTGATCTGGAACCTCTCGATCGTCAGTTTCTGGTGGAACGTCAACTCATCAGCCGCGAGCATGCCGAAGATCATGGACAATGCGGCGTTGGTGTCTCTTCCGAAGAAAATGTCAGCTTGATGGTCAATGAGGAAGATCATCTGCGGATGCAGGTGCTCCGCAGCGGGATGGATCTGGATGCCGCCTGGGCGGAGATCAATGAAATCGACGATCTCATGGAGCAGGAGGTCGCTTACGCTTTCGACTCTCAGTTTGGCTACCTGACCGCCTGCCCCACAAATGTGGGCACAGGGATCCGCGTGAGTGTGATGCTGCACTTACCAGCACTGGTCGCCACCAAAGAAATTCAGAAAGTCTTCCAGGCCTTGCAGAAGATTGGCCTGGCTGTGCGTGGCCTGTACGGCGAAGGAAGCCAGGCCATGGGGGATTTTTATCAGATCTCCAACCAGGTCACACTCGGCAAGAGTGAAATCGACATCATGAAATCGATCAAAGATGTCGTCGCCCAGATTCTTGGCTACGAGCGCCGCGTGCGGACAGCACTCGTCAAAGAAAATCGACAGGCGCTGCATGATCAGGTCTCGCGAGCATTTGGCATTCTGCAGAACGCGCAGACCATCAGTTCCGAAGAAACCATGCACCTGCTGAGCAGTGTGCGCATGGGTGTGAATCTCGGCCTGATTGACGATGTGGAGATTCCCACAGTCAATGAACTCTTTATTCAGACTCAGCCCGCACACTTACAAAAGCTCAGGCACCAGAAGCTGGAATCAGCTGAACGGAACATTGCTCGTGCGGCCTATATTCGCCAGAGGCTGGCAGAAAATAACCCGCACACCTCGGCTTAA
- the fhcD gene encoding formylmethanofuran--tetrahydromethanopterin N-formyltransferase, with protein MSEPANRDAVKLQNSLPEGSTLKGFSQEDPAHAGVRWLRTSSGVIVEQTFAEAFPMSFARLIVTAETERWVDIASVTFTGYATSVIGCDLEAGIERKLTPDETPDGRPGVALLMFSFSRDQLAKAVLNRVGQCLLTCATTAVFDGWPQGDPQKRIPLGDGLRYFGDGYQMSKMLGDQRYWRIPVMDGEFVCEDSIGTGKGVAGGNLIFGGTTQAQTLLAAEEAVVAARSIPGVILPFPGGIVRSGSKVGSKYAGLRASTNDQFCPTIGAIHKDPLLPEGTVAVYEIVIDGVDFDAVERSMKAAFQSLLSVRGLTVISAGNYGGKLGPHHFPISRLGIDGLHSA; from the coding sequence TTGTCTGAGCCAGCCAACCGGGATGCTGTCAAACTCCAGAACTCTTTGCCGGAGGGTTCAACACTGAAGGGGTTCTCGCAAGAAGACCCCGCACATGCAGGAGTGCGCTGGCTGCGAACTTCATCGGGCGTCATTGTCGAGCAGACTTTTGCCGAAGCCTTCCCGATGTCATTTGCCCGATTGATTGTGACAGCCGAAACGGAGCGATGGGTCGATATTGCGTCTGTGACATTTACCGGGTACGCGACGAGTGTGATCGGATGTGATCTTGAAGCGGGGATCGAAAGGAAGCTGACACCGGATGAAACGCCGGACGGCCGGCCCGGTGTGGCGTTACTGATGTTCAGTTTCAGTCGCGATCAACTCGCCAAAGCTGTGTTGAATCGAGTGGGACAATGTCTTTTAACATGTGCCACCACTGCGGTCTTTGATGGCTGGCCGCAAGGAGATCCTCAAAAGCGAATTCCCCTGGGGGATGGATTACGGTACTTCGGAGACGGGTATCAGATGTCCAAGATGCTTGGTGATCAGCGCTACTGGCGAATTCCCGTAATGGATGGAGAATTCGTGTGCGAGGATTCTATCGGGACTGGCAAAGGGGTCGCAGGTGGTAACCTGATCTTTGGTGGAACGACTCAAGCACAGACGTTGCTCGCCGCTGAAGAGGCCGTCGTGGCGGCTCGATCAATTCCGGGAGTGATTCTCCCTTTCCCCGGTGGAATTGTTCGCAGTGGAAGTAAAGTGGGGTCGAAATATGCAGGTCTCCGGGCCAGTACAAATGATCAATTCTGCCCGACAATCGGTGCCATCCACAAAGATCCGCTGCTCCCTGAGGGGACAGTTGCCGTCTATGAGATCGTGATTGACGGTGTCGATTTCGATGCGGTGGAACGTTCAATGAAAGCGGCGTTTCAATCGTTGCTCAGCGTCCGGGGATTAACAGTCATTTCGGCTGGTAATTATGGCGGGAAGCTGGGACCTCACCATTTTCCGATCTCTCGTCTAGGGATCGATGGATTACACTCGGCTTGA
- a CDS encoding WD40 repeat domain-containing protein, which yields MSADLLNHNVSGTYVSTVSETQGPGAIGGIRTMLQGVVAWGRELLMIGFVFAGIVCLGSGMTQSTDSESPVAASSTSESGVIRLFPMESEDAVWIVRAHGPIRLVAISSGEVLRSFDISSRCYPTFTASPDGETYLSVSELGNNSVLYRSIGEANALNLRDTFGSQWPADFSFAPDNEKLLITMSSGEVIERSLDDISCPQGGNLSESALLAKYSPDGSRIVIAGTDGSLTILDAKTKACLRHEICVTDRAISLAWSQRNTVAAGYLNGTVVCLSEDASQLPVKEKIAQDQICSLAFSPDGSVIAAGGFDKNCQLLNADTLAQIRVLKGHTGAVRQVCFVNNGERLLTGGLDGSIKVWGASGSTPIYELN from the coding sequence ATGTCTGCCGACTTACTGAACCACAATGTTTCAGGTACCTATGTATCAACTGTCTCTGAGACTCAAGGTCCTGGAGCAATCGGCGGAATTCGGACCATGCTGCAAGGTGTGGTGGCCTGGGGCCGAGAGTTGCTCATGATCGGCTTTGTTTTCGCAGGAATTGTGTGCCTTGGTTCGGGCATGACTCAATCGACAGATTCAGAGAGTCCCGTCGCTGCCTCAAGCACCAGTGAATCGGGAGTGATTCGCCTCTTTCCGATGGAAAGTGAAGACGCAGTCTGGATTGTGCGTGCCCATGGCCCGATTCGCCTTGTAGCAATTTCATCGGGAGAAGTTCTTCGGTCCTTCGACATCTCTTCCCGGTGCTATCCCACATTCACGGCCTCTCCGGATGGAGAGACTTACCTCTCGGTTTCCGAATTGGGTAATAACTCCGTGCTGTACCGTTCGATTGGTGAAGCCAATGCCCTCAATCTGCGAGATACTTTTGGCAGCCAATGGCCTGCTGATTTCTCTTTTGCTCCTGACAACGAAAAACTGCTGATTACGATGTCATCAGGTGAGGTGATCGAAAGATCCCTGGATGACATTTCCTGCCCCCAAGGTGGCAATCTCAGTGAATCGGCTTTACTGGCCAAATACAGCCCAGATGGTTCGCGCATCGTGATTGCCGGTACCGATGGAAGCCTCACGATCCTGGATGCCAAGACGAAAGCCTGTCTGCGACATGAGATCTGTGTGACCGATCGGGCAATCAGCCTGGCCTGGAGCCAGCGAAATACTGTGGCTGCTGGTTATTTGAACGGGACGGTAGTCTGTCTTTCCGAAGATGCCAGCCAGCTTCCTGTCAAAGAAAAGATTGCTCAGGACCAGATTTGCTCGCTGGCCTTCAGTCCGGATGGATCGGTGATTGCAGCAGGTGGATTTGACAAGAATTGCCAGTTGCTGAATGCGGACACTCTGGCACAGATTCGAGTCCTGAAGGGTCATACAGGGGCTGTGCGGCAAGTCTGTTTTGTCAACAATGGAGAACGCCTGCTGACTGGCGGACTTGATGGCAGCATTAAAGTCTGGGGCGCGAGCGGCTCTACGCCGATCTATGAACTCAACTAG